A single Sphingopyxis chilensis DNA region contains:
- a CDS encoding glutathione binding-like protein, with protein sequence MIDVYFTPTPNGHKVSIMLEEVGLSHRLIAMNMLEGDHLTPEYRRINPNGRLPAIVDHEPVGGGAPLPVFESGAILLYLAEKSGQLLPESPRRRSQAQQWLMWQMASFGPMQGQAHHFIRYAPEGQTYPVERYRNETLRLLHVLNGRLSEADYLAEEYSIADIACWPWTRAIRAIGLTLDDYPAVADWFARIGERPAVTAGTDVKNAANLSSARPVLTEEQWSNLFGKNMLEAPTR encoded by the coding sequence TCGATCATGCTCGAAGAGGTGGGCCTGTCGCACCGGCTCATCGCGATGAACATGCTCGAGGGCGATCACCTGACCCCCGAATATCGCCGCATCAACCCGAACGGCCGCCTGCCCGCGATCGTCGATCATGAGCCCGTGGGCGGCGGCGCGCCGCTCCCGGTGTTCGAGAGCGGCGCGATCCTGCTCTATCTCGCCGAAAAGAGCGGTCAGCTGCTTCCCGAAAGCCCGCGTCGCCGTAGCCAAGCGCAGCAATGGCTGATGTGGCAGATGGCAAGCTTTGGCCCGATGCAGGGTCAGGCGCATCATTTCATCCGCTATGCGCCCGAAGGGCAGACCTATCCGGTCGAACGTTATCGCAACGAGACGCTGCGCTTGCTTCATGTCCTCAATGGCCGCCTTAGCGAAGCCGACTATCTCGCCGAGGAATATAGCATCGCCGACATCGCGTGCTGGCCCTGGACGCGTGCGATCCGTGCGATCGGGCTGACGCTGGATGATTATCCCGCCGTCGCCGACTGGTTCGCGCGCATCGGCGAGCGGCCTGCGGTGACGGCGGGAACCGACGTCAAGAACGCCGCGAACCTGTCGAGCGCGCGCCCGGTGCTGACCGAGGAGCAGTGGTCGAATCTGTTCGGCAAGAATATGCTGGAAGCTCCGACGCGTTAG
- a CDS encoding SDR family NAD(P)-dependent oxidoreductase encodes MDINGKTAIVTGSAGGIGRATAVMLAARGAAEIRLVDVKEDALAETARLVAAKGARVTTHILDLSDVPAVEAWFQAHGDVDILHNNAGVVSGLPQFPDVDAARIRWIIDVNVTSLVAATQVAVQKMKARGGGVIVNTVSTVALGAGFYDAMYATTKAAVMMFTRCCAPLKGECNVRVAGMLPGLVDTPILDTTGAGGKSEWMEQVLANNEACAPDDIAGGVMALIEDDSLAGGDWVAVRRLGGKVEYQWGHVDTL; translated from the coding sequence ATGGATATCAACGGCAAGACCGCCATCGTGACGGGCTCTGCAGGCGGCATCGGCCGTGCGACCGCGGTGATGCTGGCGGCGCGCGGCGCGGCGGAGATCAGGCTGGTCGATGTGAAGGAGGACGCGCTTGCCGAAACGGCGCGCCTCGTCGCGGCAAAGGGCGCGCGCGTGACGACGCATATCCTCGACCTTTCCGACGTTCCGGCGGTCGAAGCCTGGTTCCAGGCGCATGGCGATGTCGATATCCTTCACAATAACGCCGGCGTCGTGTCGGGCCTGCCGCAGTTTCCCGATGTCGATGCGGCGCGCATCCGCTGGATCATCGACGTCAATGTCACCTCGCTCGTCGCCGCGACGCAGGTGGCGGTGCAGAAGATGAAGGCGCGCGGCGGCGGGGTGATCGTCAATACCGTCTCGACCGTCGCGCTCGGCGCCGGATTTTACGACGCGATGTATGCGACGACCAAGGCGGCGGTGATGATGTTCACGCGCTGCTGCGCGCCGCTCAAGGGGGAATGCAACGTCCGCGTCGCCGGCATGCTGCCGGGGCTGGTCGACACGCCGATCCTCGACACGACGGGGGCCGGCGGCAAATCGGAATGGATGGAACAAGTGCTCGCGAACAACGAGGCATGCGCGCCCGACGATATCGCGGGCGGGGTGATGGCGCTGATCGAGGACGACAGCCTTGCGGGCGGCGACTGGGTCGCGGTGCGGCGCTTGGGCGGGAAGGTCGAATATCAGTGGGGGCACGTCGATACGCTATGA
- a CDS encoding spinster family MFS transporter — translation MTEATAFSAGTAAPGNGHALRRNVALAMLFVVGTINFVDRQLLSVLVEPIRAEMNFSDTQFGLLTGFAFALFYAAAGVPVAMVADRWNRVKLIGIACVVWSGFTAACGMVSNFWQLALMRFGVGAGEAGGTAPSLSVIADYYPPAQRPFAIGAFTCNGPFGVFVGATFGAWAAANIGWRNAFVVIGIVGILIAPLLIWLVREPARGQMDTHKPADEALPFSQSLAMFIRRPSLRMVMIGSGLAAFVSYGMLNWIPAFLMRTQKMPLDAMATYFGPAAGITFGVGILGGGWLVSHRAKRSARAYGSIPALATLVLIPTFIAALLVDSWQLSLALMLVPMAACTAYVAPALALVQNLTPPRSRATAAAVLMLMFNIVGLGLGPLFAGIVSDSLKPGYGDDSLRWALMALMPFAAAAGLAQFRMTRYLEKDFAE, via the coding sequence ATGACCGAGGCCACCGCCTTCAGTGCAGGCACCGCAGCGCCGGGCAACGGCCATGCGCTCCGCCGCAACGTCGCGCTCGCGATGCTGTTCGTCGTCGGCACGATCAACTTCGTCGATCGCCAGCTCCTGTCGGTGCTTGTCGAGCCGATCCGCGCCGAGATGAATTTCAGCGACACGCAATTCGGCCTGCTCACCGGCTTCGCCTTCGCGCTGTTCTACGCCGCCGCCGGCGTGCCGGTCGCGATGGTCGCCGACCGCTGGAACCGGGTGAAGCTGATCGGAATTGCTTGCGTCGTGTGGAGCGGTTTCACCGCCGCCTGCGGCATGGTCTCGAACTTCTGGCAACTCGCGCTGATGCGCTTTGGCGTCGGCGCGGGCGAGGCAGGCGGAACGGCACCGTCGCTCTCGGTCATCGCGGATTATTATCCTCCGGCGCAGCGGCCTTTCGCGATCGGTGCCTTTACCTGCAACGGCCCGTTCGGCGTATTCGTCGGCGCCACCTTCGGGGCATGGGCGGCGGCGAATATCGGCTGGCGCAACGCGTTTGTCGTCATCGGGATCGTCGGCATATTGATCGCGCCCTTGTTGATCTGGCTCGTGCGCGAGCCCGCGCGGGGCCAGATGGACACACATAAGCCCGCCGACGAAGCCCTGCCCTTCAGCCAGAGCCTCGCCATGTTCATCCGCCGCCCCTCGCTGCGCATGGTGATGATCGGCAGCGGGCTCGCCGCCTTCGTCAGCTATGGCATGCTCAACTGGATTCCCGCCTTCCTGATGCGGACCCAGAAGATGCCACTCGACGCGATGGCAACATATTTCGGCCCGGCCGCCGGTATCACCTTCGGCGTCGGCATCCTCGGCGGCGGCTGGCTCGTCAGCCACCGGGCGAAACGGTCGGCACGCGCCTATGGTTCGATCCCCGCGCTCGCAACGCTGGTGCTGATCCCGACCTTCATCGCCGCGCTGCTCGTCGACAGCTGGCAGCTGTCGCTCGCCCTCATGCTGGTCCCGATGGCGGCGTGCACCGCCTATGTCGCGCCCGCCTTGGCTCTGGTGCAGAATTTGACGCCGCCGCGCAGCCGGGCGACCGCCGCCGCCGTGCTGATGCTGATGTTCAACATCGTGGGCCTCGGCCTCGGCCCGCTGTTCGCCGGGATCGTCAGCGACAGCCTGAAGCCCGGATATGGCGACGACAGTCTCAGGTGGGCGCTGATGGCGCTGATGCCCTTCGCCGCCGCCGCAGGCCTCGCGCAGTTTCGCATGACCCGCTACCTTGAGAAGGATTTCGCCGAATGA
- a CDS encoding SDR family NAD(P)-dependent oxidoreductase, whose protein sequence is MTSVAGKTAFITGGASGLGFATAKALAAKGASVILADIDGTGAETAAAQLQSEGAKALGLRLDVTSEESWAAAGEAARDFGAVRILFSNAGVGGGSGPFEEYDTDVWRWNYAVNAHAHLYACRTFLGDMKASGEPSHLVITSSMVAIVPPPISVAYISSKYATLGIAMALRNELAESCVDISVLMPGMSATRIVETTLDLRPVENELGKAAATSQAMQGVLAGGMDPAKVGARVVQAIETGEYWIFTHPEWKAMAELVTQDMLSSFGPSADPEYRGDDIDGLIAANGGRMFGAKA, encoded by the coding sequence ATGACCAGCGTCGCGGGCAAGACTGCGTTCATCACCGGCGGAGCGAGCGGGCTTGGGTTCGCCACCGCCAAGGCGCTGGCTGCCAAGGGCGCATCGGTCATCCTCGCCGATATCGATGGCACAGGCGCCGAAACTGCGGCGGCACAACTGCAAAGCGAAGGCGCGAAGGCTCTCGGCCTCCGGCTCGACGTGACGAGCGAGGAAAGCTGGGCCGCAGCGGGAGAAGCGGCACGCGATTTCGGTGCCGTCCGCATCCTGTTCAGTAACGCCGGCGTCGGCGGCGGGTCGGGGCCGTTCGAGGAATATGACACCGACGTCTGGCGCTGGAACTATGCGGTCAACGCGCACGCGCATCTTTATGCCTGTCGCACCTTTCTCGGCGACATGAAGGCGAGCGGCGAACCGAGCCATCTCGTCATCACCTCGTCGATGGTCGCGATCGTGCCGCCGCCGATTTCGGTCGCCTATATCAGCTCCAAATACGCCACGCTCGGTATCGCGATGGCGCTCCGCAACGAACTCGCCGAAAGCTGCGTCGATATCTCGGTGCTGATGCCCGGCATGTCCGCGACGCGGATCGTCGAGACGACGCTCGACCTGCGCCCAGTCGAAAACGAGCTCGGCAAGGCGGCGGCGACAAGCCAGGCGATGCAGGGTGTGCTCGCCGGTGGCATGGACCCTGCAAAAGTCGGTGCGCGCGTCGTGCAGGCGATCGAAACCGGCGAATATTGGATCTTCACCCACCCCGAATGGAAGGCGATGGCCGAGCTGGTGACGCAGGACATGCTTTCTTCCTTCGGCCCCTCCGCCGACCCGGAATACCGGGGCGACGACATCGATGGGCTGATCGCGGCCAACGGCGGTCGCATGTTCGGCGCGAAAGCTTAA
- a CDS encoding nuclear transport factor 2 family protein produces MAEQDDIRAMAQRFFDAIEAGDIETMRESFTPDAEIWHNTDELIVTRDDTAQTLTGMVARIKDRKYADRRLTTFPGGFVQQHVLTGKRVHDDGEVRLPCAIVCKVENGKITRLDEYFDSAHVAEFRKFAAA; encoded by the coding sequence ATGGCAGAGCAGGACGACATTCGCGCGATGGCCCAGCGCTTTTTCGACGCGATCGAAGCGGGCGACATCGAAACGATGCGCGAAAGCTTCACGCCCGATGCCGAGATCTGGCACAATACCGACGAGCTGATCGTCACGCGCGACGACACGGCGCAGACGCTGACCGGCATGGTCGCGCGGATCAAGGATCGCAAATATGCCGACCGGCGGCTCACCACCTTTCCCGGCGGCTTCGTCCAGCAGCATGTATTGACGGGCAAACGCGTCCACGACGATGGAGAGGTCCGCCTGCCCTGCGCGATTGTGTGCAAGGTCGAGAATGGCAAGATCACGCGGCTCGACGAGTATTTCGACAGCGCGCACGTCGCCGAATTCCGCAAATTCGCGGCGGCGTGA
- a CDS encoding carboxymuconolactone decarboxylase family protein — translation MPVLRQVPRSEVTDETVLAYYNRLFGDRDPVAEPGTATGTPGDWWTVFALSPDIFEHAVKGFAVYRNPARTIDPVLRELGQTRAGWVKGSQFVFSQHCKSLRGLGVSEEKIAAIAHWTVADCYNDQERAVLAYADCLSQAGGRVPLEIFDKLKSFWNDEQIFEFTYITCLYDMHAVITRALRMEYDAREDPIVEIAAPEGFSAADFLSAPRPAQG, via the coding sequence ATGCCCGTCCTGCGCCAGGTGCCCCGCTCGGAGGTCACCGACGAGACCGTCCTCGCTTACTACAACCGCCTGTTCGGCGACCGCGACCCCGTTGCCGAACCCGGCACCGCGACGGGCACCCCCGGCGACTGGTGGACGGTGTTCGCGCTGTCCCCTGACATCTTTGAACATGCGGTCAAAGGCTTTGCCGTTTACCGCAACCCGGCGCGCACGATCGATCCGGTGCTGCGCGAACTCGGCCAGACGCGCGCGGGCTGGGTCAAGGGCAGCCAGTTCGTCTTCTCGCAGCATTGCAAGTCGCTCCGCGGCCTTGGCGTCAGCGAAGAGAAGATCGCCGCCATCGCACACTGGACCGTTGCCGACTGCTACAACGATCAGGAACGCGCCGTGCTCGCCTATGCCGACTGCCTGAGCCAGGCCGGCGGACGCGTGCCGCTCGAGATATTCGACAAGCTCAAGAGTTTCTGGAACGATGAGCAGATTTTCGAATTCACCTACATCACATGTCTGTACGACATGCACGCGGTGATCACCCGCGCGCTGCGCATGGAATATGACGCGCGCGAGGATCCGATCGTCGAGATCGCGGCGCCCGAGGGCTTCAGCGCCGCCGACTTCCTCAGCGCGCCGCGCCCCGCCCAAGGGTGA
- a CDS encoding SMP-30/gluconolactonase/LRE family protein, with protein sequence MDYGVPEAVATGLRFPEGPVPMADGSVLLVEIARGTLTRVAEDGSLTVVAELGGGPNGLAIGPDGAAYVCNNGGFEWIDAGSLLFPGHAAHAEACGSIQRVDLITGAVTTLYDGFEGERLKGPNDIVFDADGGFWFTDHGQVRDTGRDHGAVYYAAADGSKISRQRADMMGPNGIGLSPGGTTLYVSETMTARVWAMDILAPGTLAPPPPWAPGRFVGTPPAFRLLDSMAIEESGRICVGTMVEGGITVFDPDGGGSEFVPLPDVGITNIAFGGADRRDAYITGSTTGTLYRVRWPRPGLTVN encoded by the coding sequence ATGGATTATGGCGTGCCCGAGGCCGTCGCGACGGGCCTTCGCTTTCCCGAAGGTCCGGTGCCGATGGCGGACGGATCGGTGCTGCTCGTCGAGATCGCGCGCGGGACGCTGACGCGCGTTGCGGAGGACGGCAGCCTGACGGTCGTCGCCGAACTTGGCGGCGGGCCGAACGGGCTCGCGATCGGCCCCGATGGCGCGGCCTATGTCTGCAACAATGGCGGGTTCGAGTGGATCGATGCGGGCAGTCTGCTCTTTCCCGGCCATGCCGCGCACGCTGAGGCGTGCGGGTCGATCCAGCGCGTCGACCTGATCACCGGCGCGGTGACGACGCTCTATGACGGTTTCGAAGGCGAGCGGCTCAAGGGACCGAACGACATCGTCTTCGACGCTGACGGCGGCTTCTGGTTCACCGATCATGGACAGGTGCGCGACACCGGCCGAGACCATGGCGCCGTCTATTATGCGGCGGCCGACGGATCGAAGATCAGCCGCCAGCGCGCCGACATGATGGGGCCGAACGGAATCGGCCTCTCGCCGGGCGGCACGACACTGTACGTCAGCGAGACAATGACGGCGCGCGTCTGGGCGATGGACATCTTGGCACCCGGCACCCTCGCGCCGCCGCCGCCCTGGGCGCCCGGCCGCTTCGTCGGCACCCCGCCCGCCTTTCGCCTGCTCGACAGCATGGCGATCGAGGAAAGCGGACGCATCTGCGTCGGCACGATGGTCGAAGGCGGGATCACCGTCTTCGATCCCGACGGCGGCGGTTCGGAATTCGTGCCGTTGCCCGATGTCGGGATCACGAACATCGCCTTCGGCGGCGCAGACCGGCGCGACGCCTATATTACGGGATCGACGACCGGCACGCTCTATCGCGTCCGCTGGCCGCGCCCCGGGTTAACCGTCAACTAA
- a CDS encoding glutathione S-transferase family protein: MKFYTSVGPNPRVVKLFMAEKGIEIPEVTVDLRGGENRRAPYNVEVNPAGQTPALELDDGGFLCEVTAICEYLDERFPDRTLIGSTPEERANTRMWTRRIDLKICEPLTNGFRFAEGLPLFEQRLRCLPEAAEGLKATAQDGIKWLDPLIAGRGYVAGDTLSLADIMLFAFLDFGASVGQPIDPANTNILGWYERMKSRPSATAS, from the coding sequence ATGAAATTCTATACCAGCGTCGGCCCCAACCCGCGCGTCGTGAAGTTGTTCATGGCCGAAAAGGGTATCGAGATCCCGGAGGTCACCGTTGACCTGCGCGGTGGCGAGAACCGGCGCGCACCCTATAATGTCGAGGTGAACCCCGCCGGACAGACGCCCGCGCTCGAACTCGACGACGGCGGTTTCCTTTGCGAAGTCACGGCGATCTGCGAATATCTCGACGAGCGTTTTCCCGATCGCACGTTGATCGGCTCGACCCCCGAGGAGCGCGCGAACACCCGCATGTGGACGCGCCGTATCGACCTCAAGATTTGCGAGCCGCTGACCAACGGCTTCCGTTTCGCAGAGGGGCTACCGCTGTTCGAGCAGCGGCTGCGCTGCCTGCCCGAAGCTGCCGAGGGGCTGAAGGCTACCGCACAGGATGGCATCAAATGGCTCGATCCGCTGATCGCGGGGCGGGGCTATGTTGCGGGCGACACGCTGTCCCTCGCCGACATCATGCTGTTCGCCTTCCTCGATTTCGGTGCGTCGGTCGGTCAGCCGATCGACCCCGCCAATACGAATATTCTCGGCTGGTACGAGCGGATGAAAAGCCGCCCCAGCGCCACCGCAAGCTGA
- a CDS encoding VOC family protein — protein MAAENSEFEFCGVNHLALVCKDMAKTVEFYRDTLGMPLTKTIDLPGGRGQHFFFDIGNGDSLAFFWFPEAPEAVPGISAPAALPTQGSFVSAHGSMNHIAINVRADKFDEYYNRLVEKGINVSKVLNHDDSPMQSTDELHPGVFVRSVYFFDPDGVCLEFAAWTKTFDESDVAHDPVQADGTKREGLITGRTPVPAE, from the coding sequence ATGGCTGCAGAAAATAGCGAGTTCGAATTCTGCGGGGTCAATCACCTCGCACTCGTGTGCAAGGACATGGCGAAAACGGTCGAATTTTACCGCGATACGCTCGGCATGCCGCTGACCAAGACCATCGACCTGCCCGGCGGGCGCGGCCAGCATTTCTTCTTCGACATCGGCAATGGCGACAGCCTCGCCTTCTTCTGGTTCCCCGAAGCGCCCGAAGCGGTTCCCGGCATCTCGGCCCCCGCGGCGCTGCCGACGCAGGGCAGCTTCGTATCGGCGCACGGGTCGATGAACCATATCGCGATCAACGTCCGCGCCGACAAGTTCGACGAATATTACAACCGCCTGGTCGAGAAGGGCATCAACGTCAGCAAGGTGCTGAACCACGATGATAGCCCGATGCAGTCGACCGACGAACTCCACCCCGGAGTCTTCGTGCGTTCGGTCTATTTCTTCGACCCCGACGGCGTCTGCCTCGAATTCGCCGCATGGACCAAAACCTTCGACGAAAGCGACGTCGCGCACGACCCGGTGCAGGCCGACGGCACCAAGCGCGAAGGCCTCATCACCGGTCGCACCCCGGTGCCCGCCGAATAG
- a CDS encoding DUF2269 family protein — protein sequence MDLYSLVKTLHIVSATIVFGTGIGIANFMFFGSRSRVPVERAFAARMTVKADFLFTLPAVIVQPLTGVWLVWQGGFLWDDYWLVVTYGLYLLAALCWVPVVFIQIRMKVMMEAHARGEAIDEAAYERLFRKWFVLGWPAFGGLVVIFWLMVTKPTW from the coding sequence ATGGATCTCTATTCCCTCGTCAAAACGTTGCATATTGTAAGTGCGACGATCGTGTTCGGAACGGGGATCGGCATCGCCAATTTCATGTTCTTCGGAAGTCGCAGCCGCGTTCCGGTCGAACGCGCCTTTGCCGCACGCATGACGGTGAAGGCGGATTTCCTCTTCACCCTACCTGCCGTGATCGTCCAGCCGCTGACCGGCGTATGGCTGGTGTGGCAGGGCGGCTTCCTGTGGGACGATTATTGGCTGGTCGTCACCTATGGTCTCTATCTGCTGGCGGCGCTGTGCTGGGTGCCCGTTGTCTTCATCCAGATACGCATGAAGGTGATGATGGAAGCGCACGCGCGAGGCGAGGCAATTGACGAAGCCGCCTACGAGCGGCTGTTTCGCAAATGGTTCGTGCTGGGCTGGCCCGCTTTCGGCGGACTGGTCGTCATCTTCTGGCTGATGGTGACCAAGCCCACATGGTAG
- a CDS encoding saccharopine dehydrogenase family protein, with the protein MVARILIIGGYGNFGTYIARTLANDESIRLLIGGRSADKAHAFSASLEAANAAEGHAIDIDGDLTEALGRIAPDIVIHTTGPFQTQDHRVARACIAQGCHYLDLADAREFVATIDRLDAEAKAKDVLVVSGASSVPCLTAAVIDAYLPSFGRLKAVDYGISAAQHTNRGLATTSAVLSYVGKPIEMLRDGAMKTVYGWEDTHAVRYPGLGTRLFGNCDIPDLTLFPQRYPTLRSMRFCAGHELKALHIGTRMLGVLVRLRVIGSLSDHAGSLLKLAFAFDRFGSGRSGFHMFMSGLGHDGNPLERRFWIVARSGHGPYIPCMPAILLARQLARERVRKPGARPCVDLIDLDSYLAALSDLDIEINRDDIEA; encoded by the coding sequence ATGGTAGCGCGCATCCTGATCATCGGCGGCTATGGCAATTTCGGCACATATATCGCGCGGACCCTTGCCAATGACGAGAGCATCCGCCTGCTGATCGGTGGACGATCGGCGGACAAGGCACATGCGTTTTCGGCATCGCTCGAAGCCGCCAATGCCGCCGAAGGTCATGCGATCGACATTGATGGCGATCTCACCGAAGCGTTGGGTCGTATCGCGCCCGACATTGTCATCCACACCACCGGACCTTTTCAGACGCAGGATCATCGCGTCGCAAGGGCATGCATCGCGCAGGGCTGTCATTATCTCGATCTCGCCGATGCTCGGGAGTTCGTGGCGACGATCGACCGGCTCGATGCCGAGGCGAAGGCGAAGGATGTGCTGGTCGTTAGTGGTGCCAGCTCCGTCCCCTGTCTGACCGCAGCCGTGATTGACGCCTATCTCCCGTCCTTCGGACGGCTGAAGGCTGTCGATTATGGGATCAGCGCGGCGCAACACACCAATCGAGGTCTGGCAACAACCTCCGCTGTGCTGAGCTATGTCGGCAAGCCGATCGAGATGCTGCGCGATGGTGCGATGAAAACCGTCTATGGCTGGGAAGATACGCATGCCGTCCGTTACCCTGGTCTTGGCACCCGTCTATTCGGCAACTGCGATATCCCCGACCTGACACTGTTTCCCCAACGCTATCCCACGCTCCGATCGATGCGCTTTTGCGCCGGGCATGAGTTGAAGGCTCTCCATATCGGCACGCGTATGTTGGGCGTGCTAGTACGGTTGCGGGTGATCGGATCGCTCAGCGACCATGCCGGATCGCTGCTCAAACTCGCTTTCGCATTCGACCGGTTCGGGTCCGGGCGAAGTGGCTTCCACATGTTCATGAGCGGCCTAGGTCATGACGGCAACCCGCTGGAGCGACGCTTCTGGATTGTCGCGAGGTCGGGCCACGGGCCCTACATTCCTTGCATGCCGGCGATCCTGCTGGCCCGGCAGTTGGCAAGAGAGAGGGTTAGGAAACCCGGCGCAAGGCCCTGTGTCGATCTGATTGATCTCGACAGCTATCTTGCGGCGCTGTCAGATCTCGATATCGAGATCAATCGAGACGACATCGAAGCCTGA
- a CDS encoding Lrp/AsnC family transcriptional regulator gives MALKSKKGVQSNMDLPPGRPNWLDSARSRPVQHELDDTDFRLMRALVAEGRASDVWLGDNVHLSSTAVARRRKILEETGYITHYSANLDVRSLGYGTLVVVSIELVSQAENVLQDFERAVLQSPSMRFCAFVSGDTDFLMILNVQSLEDYDMIYRKELSVLPHVARIRSSFVLREVANRQIAPAILQSRP, from the coding sequence ATGGCCTTGAAATCAAAAAAAGGGGTGCAAAGCAATATGGATCTGCCGCCCGGCCGACCGAACTGGCTCGATTCGGCGCGAAGCCGTCCCGTCCAGCACGAGCTTGACGATACCGACTTTCGTCTGATGCGTGCCCTCGTCGCCGAAGGGCGCGCATCGGATGTATGGCTGGGCGACAATGTGCACCTTTCCAGCACAGCGGTGGCGCGACGACGCAAGATTCTGGAGGAAACCGGCTACATCACCCATTATTCGGCGAATCTCGACGTGCGATCTCTGGGATATGGTACGCTCGTGGTAGTCTCGATCGAGCTGGTATCGCAGGCCGAAAATGTCCTGCAGGATTTCGAACGGGCCGTATTGCAGAGCCCTTCGATGCGTTTTTGCGCCTTCGTCTCGGGCGACACCGACTTTCTGATGATCCTGAACGTCCAGTCGCTCGAGGATTACGATATGATTTATCGCAAGGAATTGTCGGTCCTGCCGCACGTCGCCCGCATCCGCAGCAGCTTTGTATTGCGTGAAGTCGCGAATCGTCAGATCGCGCCGGCAATCTTGCAGTCGCGCCCGTAA